Proteins from a genomic interval of Triplophysa dalaica isolate WHDGS20190420 chromosome 13, ASM1584641v1, whole genome shotgun sequence:
- the arhgap18 gene encoding rho GTPase-activating protein 18 isoform X1, with protein MIMNRQQSDQGVVLTAFISNNEELPAVSCSREHTESHKMGQYNVQRSRGPAAGKSPYQRCNSQESLDEKVMVDYFKELEIIQHTRDTEQPEDVQLKVPDEGEQEEAWLTEAGLATLFDESATDGEDSIVFLSTLTRTQAAAVQRRVETLNQTLRKRNKPHSVPDVRDIFKPSSSSENTADVTSPERSLGDTPEVQTLGNGAGPEAQGGGADNETDINLEVSFSEQALIYKEGLKVAQPRREADDRLPDFKVSQDKTGQTRAGDLSTEDMKKVRRLVVIEMSALFDTCGIEMKTHKALKMKVKESGLFGVPLPTLLEQDQRRIPGTKVPLVLQHLMSHIEEQGLDIEGVLRIPGAATRVKSVCQEMEQKFYDGMFPWESLKQHDAASVLKLFIRELPFPLLTVEYFTAFLSVLKLPTKKQQLQALNLLVLLLPEHNRDTLKALMEFFQSVIDHKDKNKMTLNNVAVVMAPNIFMCKGFRNKISEQEEFAMATGTANIVRLLIRYQNLLWTIPKFILNQVRKQNTENQRKMNRDRAVKKLLKKMTHDREKTSDKPEKNTEAEGFIRVQAPQFSMVSMAVQLTDDLKASDVLTRFLTQERSVTVKREDLCLFETGGNIKERCLDEETYIRALLELNPSAELVLKSVNHAQG; from the exons CCATAAGATGGGTCAGTATAATGTCCAGAGGTCCAGAGGTCCGGCGGCGGGGAAGAGTCCGTATCAGCGCTGTAACTCACAGGAATCTCTGGATGAGAAGGTGATGGTGGATTATTTTAAAGAGCTGGAGATCATTCAGCACACCAGAGACACTGAACAGCCTGAAGACGTCCAGCTGAAGGTGCCTGATG AAGGTGAACAGGAAGAGGCGTGGCTGACAGAGGCGGGGCTAGCAACACTGTTTGACGAGTCTGCGACAGATGGTGAGGATAGCATCGTGTTTCTGTCCACGCTGACCCGAACACAAGCGGCTGCCGTCCAGAGGCGTGTGGAAACTCTTAATCAGACGTTACGCAAACGAAACAAACCCCACAGCGTCCCAGATGTCCGAGATATCTTTAAACCGTCGTCCTCTTCAGAAAATACA GCTGATGTGACGTCTCCAGAGAGAAGTTTGGGTGATACTCCAGAAGTCCAAACACTGG GTAATGGGGCGGGGCCTGAGGCTCAGGGGGGCGGAGCTGACAATGAGACGGACATTAACCTGGAGGTGTCATTCTCTGAGCAAGCTCTTATCTATAAGGAGGGGTTGAAGGTCGCTCAGCCTCGGCGTGAAGCTGACGACAGGTTACCC GATTTTAAAGTGTCTCAGGATAAGACGGGCCAGACGAGAGCTGGAGACCTGTCGACTGAGGACATGAAGAAAGTTCGCAGGCTTGTCGTCATTGAGATGAGCGCTCTTTTTGACACGTGTGGAATCGAGATGAAAACTCACAAAGCGCTGAAGATGAAAGTCAAGG AGTCAGGTTTGTTCGGCGTTCCTCTCCCGACCCTGTTGGAACAAGACCAGCGGAGGATCCCGGGAACCAAAGTGCCTCTAGTACTGCAACAC ttGATGTCACATATAGAGGAGCAGGGTTTAGACATAGAGGGTGTCCTGAGGATACCTGGGGCTGCCACTAGAGTAAAG tcagtgtgtcaGGAGATGGAACAGAAGTTTTATGATGGGATGTTTCCGTGGGAGAGTCTCAAGCAGCATGATGCAGCCAGTGTCCTGAAACTCTTCATCAGAGAACTGCCATTCCCTCTGCTCACTGTAGAATACTTCACTGCCTTCCTCTCTGTGCTCA AGCTGCCAACTAAGAAACAGCAGCTACAGGCGCTCAATCTGCTAGTGCTCCTGTTACCAGAACACAACAGAGACACACTGAAG GCTCTGATGGAATTTTTCCAGAGCGTGATCGATCATAAGGACAAGAATAAGATGACGCTGAACAATGTTGCCGTGGTGATGGCCCCCAACATCTTCATGTGTAAAGGCTTTCGCAATAAGATCAGTGAACAGGAAGAGTTTGCCATGGCAACCGGCACCGCCAACATCGTCCGGCTTCTCATCCGTTACCAGAACCTGCTGTGGACG ATCCCCAAGTTCATTCTGAATCAGGTGCGCAAGCAGAACACAGAGAACCAGCGCAAGATGAACAGAGACAGAGCCGTTAAAAAACTGCTGAAGAAGATGACCCATGACCGTGAGAAGACCTCCGACAAACCAGAGAAAAACACTGAG gCTGAAGGCTTCATACGGGTTCAAGCTCCTCAGTTCTCGATGGTCTCTATGGCCGTACAGCTGACCGATGATCTGAAAGCTTCTGATGTTCTAACACGTTTTCTTACTCAAgagag GTCTGTGACTGTAAAGAGAGAAGATTTGTGTCTCTTTGAGACGGGAGGAAACATCA aggAGAGATGTCTGGATGAAGAGACGTACATCAGAGCTCTTCTGGAGCTCAACCCCAGCGCAGAATTGGTCCTTAAATCTGTCAATCATGCTCAGGGCTGA
- the LOC130434642 gene encoding enoyl-[acyl-carrier-protein] reductase, mitochondrial isoform X2, with protein MVQMLSLKRCCRSVHHCSALIYRQHSRDVDTVRMEEMMLRPVRGHDVRLKMLAAPVNPADINMIQGSYPILRPLPAVGGNEGVGEVLEVGSDVTALKPGDWVVPIDAGFGTWRTGVVCEDEDVMSVCKHISVLGAATVFVNPCTAYRMLKDFQALTPGCTVLQNGSNSAVGRSVIQMALALGLHTINIIRDRPNCAELIQELKSLGADYVLTEEEVMSPGLHEIFKEVPKPKLGLNCVGGLSGGLVLSNLDHGGTMITYGGMARKPLQIPSKSLIFQNVTLKGFWLTQWKRDHRKDEVQLKLMLDHVCDLMRDGRLTPPPCVLTPFHQYTHALHATVQSHQRKHVLIM; from the exons ATGCTTTCACTGAAGAGATGCTGTCGATCTGTTCATCACTGCTCAGCTTTAATCTACAGACAACATTCACGTGATGTGGACACGGTCAG AATGGAGGAGATGATGTTGCGTCCCGTCAGAGGTCATGATGTGAGGCTGAAGATGCTCGCTGCACCCGTCAATCCAGCTGACATCAACATGATCCAGG GTTCATACCCGATCCTGCGTCCTCTGCCTGCTGTGGGGGGGAATGAGGGGGTGGGAGAGGTGTTAGAGGTGGGCAGTGATGTCACAGCTCTCAAGCCTGGTGATTGGGTCGTGCCCATTGATGCTGGATTTG gtacCTGGAGGACAGGTGTTGTGTGTGAGGATGAAGATGTGATGTCTGTATGTAAACACATCTCTGTATTGGGAGCTGCTACAGTGTTTGTGAATCCCTGCACTGCATACAGAATGCTGAAAGACTTTCAAGCCCTCACACCAG gttgtACAGTCCTTCAGAACGGATCGAACAGTGCGGTGGGACGTTCCGTCATTCAGATGGCTTTAGCTCTTGGGCTTCATACTATAAACATCATCAGAGACAg ACCAAACTGCGCAGAACTGATCCAGGAGCTGAAGTCACTGGGAGCTGATTATGTCCTCACAGaagaggaagtgatgtcaccAGGGCTTCACGAGATCTTTAAG GAGGTTCCTAAACCTAAACTGGGTCTGAACTGTGTTGGAGGTTTGAGCGGAGGACTCGTTTTGTCTAATCTTGA TCATGGAGGTACGATGATCACTTATGGAGGCATGGCCAGAAAACCCCTTCAGATACCTTCT AAGTCTTTAATATTCCAGAATGTGACTCTGAAAGGATTCTGGCTCACTCAGTGGAAGAGAGACCACAGGAAAG ATGAAGTTCAGCTGAAGCTCATGTTAGATCATGTGTGTGATCTCATGAGAGACGGTCGTCTGACCCCCCCACCCTGTGTCTTGACTCCATTTCATCAATACACACACGCATTACACGCTACTGTACAATCACACCAGCGCAAACATGTTCTTATCATGTAG
- the arhgap18 gene encoding rho GTPase-activating protein 18 isoform X2: MTEGEQEEAWLTEAGLATLFDESATDGEDSIVFLSTLTRTQAAAVQRRVETLNQTLRKRNKPHSVPDVRDIFKPSSSSENTADVTSPERSLGDTPEVQTLGNGAGPEAQGGGADNETDINLEVSFSEQALIYKEGLKVAQPRREADDRLPDFKVSQDKTGQTRAGDLSTEDMKKVRRLVVIEMSALFDTCGIEMKTHKALKMKVKESGLFGVPLPTLLEQDQRRIPGTKVPLVLQHLMSHIEEQGLDIEGVLRIPGAATRVKSVCQEMEQKFYDGMFPWESLKQHDAASVLKLFIRELPFPLLTVEYFTAFLSVLKLPTKKQQLQALNLLVLLLPEHNRDTLKALMEFFQSVIDHKDKNKMTLNNVAVVMAPNIFMCKGFRNKISEQEEFAMATGTANIVRLLIRYQNLLWTIPKFILNQVRKQNTENQRKMNRDRAVKKLLKKMTHDREKTSDKPEKNTEAEGFIRVQAPQFSMVSMAVQLTDDLKASDVLTRFLTQERSVTVKREDLCLFETGGNIKERCLDEETYIRALLELNPSAELVLKSVNHAQG, encoded by the exons ATGACGG AAGGTGAACAGGAAGAGGCGTGGCTGACAGAGGCGGGGCTAGCAACACTGTTTGACGAGTCTGCGACAGATGGTGAGGATAGCATCGTGTTTCTGTCCACGCTGACCCGAACACAAGCGGCTGCCGTCCAGAGGCGTGTGGAAACTCTTAATCAGACGTTACGCAAACGAAACAAACCCCACAGCGTCCCAGATGTCCGAGATATCTTTAAACCGTCGTCCTCTTCAGAAAATACA GCTGATGTGACGTCTCCAGAGAGAAGTTTGGGTGATACTCCAGAAGTCCAAACACTGG GTAATGGGGCGGGGCCTGAGGCTCAGGGGGGCGGAGCTGACAATGAGACGGACATTAACCTGGAGGTGTCATTCTCTGAGCAAGCTCTTATCTATAAGGAGGGGTTGAAGGTCGCTCAGCCTCGGCGTGAAGCTGACGACAGGTTACCC GATTTTAAAGTGTCTCAGGATAAGACGGGCCAGACGAGAGCTGGAGACCTGTCGACTGAGGACATGAAGAAAGTTCGCAGGCTTGTCGTCATTGAGATGAGCGCTCTTTTTGACACGTGTGGAATCGAGATGAAAACTCACAAAGCGCTGAAGATGAAAGTCAAGG AGTCAGGTTTGTTCGGCGTTCCTCTCCCGACCCTGTTGGAACAAGACCAGCGGAGGATCCCGGGAACCAAAGTGCCTCTAGTACTGCAACAC ttGATGTCACATATAGAGGAGCAGGGTTTAGACATAGAGGGTGTCCTGAGGATACCTGGGGCTGCCACTAGAGTAAAG tcagtgtgtcaGGAGATGGAACAGAAGTTTTATGATGGGATGTTTCCGTGGGAGAGTCTCAAGCAGCATGATGCAGCCAGTGTCCTGAAACTCTTCATCAGAGAACTGCCATTCCCTCTGCTCACTGTAGAATACTTCACTGCCTTCCTCTCTGTGCTCA AGCTGCCAACTAAGAAACAGCAGCTACAGGCGCTCAATCTGCTAGTGCTCCTGTTACCAGAACACAACAGAGACACACTGAAG GCTCTGATGGAATTTTTCCAGAGCGTGATCGATCATAAGGACAAGAATAAGATGACGCTGAACAATGTTGCCGTGGTGATGGCCCCCAACATCTTCATGTGTAAAGGCTTTCGCAATAAGATCAGTGAACAGGAAGAGTTTGCCATGGCAACCGGCACCGCCAACATCGTCCGGCTTCTCATCCGTTACCAGAACCTGCTGTGGACG ATCCCCAAGTTCATTCTGAATCAGGTGCGCAAGCAGAACACAGAGAACCAGCGCAAGATGAACAGAGACAGAGCCGTTAAAAAACTGCTGAAGAAGATGACCCATGACCGTGAGAAGACCTCCGACAAACCAGAGAAAAACACTGAG gCTGAAGGCTTCATACGGGTTCAAGCTCCTCAGTTCTCGATGGTCTCTATGGCCGTACAGCTGACCGATGATCTGAAAGCTTCTGATGTTCTAACACGTTTTCTTACTCAAgagag GTCTGTGACTGTAAAGAGAGAAGATTTGTGTCTCTTTGAGACGGGAGGAAACATCA aggAGAGATGTCTGGATGAAGAGACGTACATCAGAGCTCTTCTGGAGCTCAACCCCAGCGCAGAATTGGTCCTTAAATCTGTCAATCATGCTCAGGGCTGA
- the LOC130434642 gene encoding enoyl-[acyl-carrier-protein] reductase, mitochondrial isoform X1 yields the protein MMIRGVVHHQMLSLKRCCRSVHHCSALIYRQHSRDVDTVRMEEMMLRPVRGHDVRLKMLAAPVNPADINMIQGSYPILRPLPAVGGNEGVGEVLEVGSDVTALKPGDWVVPIDAGFGTWRTGVVCEDEDVMSVCKHISVLGAATVFVNPCTAYRMLKDFQALTPGCTVLQNGSNSAVGRSVIQMALALGLHTINIIRDRPNCAELIQELKSLGADYVLTEEEVMSPGLHEIFKEVPKPKLGLNCVGGLSGGLVLSNLDHGGTMITYGGMARKPLQIPSKSLIFQNVTLKGFWLTQWKRDHRKDEVQLKLMLDHVCDLMRDGRLTPPPCVLTPFHQYTHALHATVQSHQRKHVLIM from the exons ATGATGATCAGAGGTGTTGTTCATCATCAGATGCTTTCACTGAAGAGATGCTGTCGATCTGTTCATCACTGCTCAGCTTTAATCTACAGACAACATTCACGTGATGTGGACACGGTCAG AATGGAGGAGATGATGTTGCGTCCCGTCAGAGGTCATGATGTGAGGCTGAAGATGCTCGCTGCACCCGTCAATCCAGCTGACATCAACATGATCCAGG GTTCATACCCGATCCTGCGTCCTCTGCCTGCTGTGGGGGGGAATGAGGGGGTGGGAGAGGTGTTAGAGGTGGGCAGTGATGTCACAGCTCTCAAGCCTGGTGATTGGGTCGTGCCCATTGATGCTGGATTTG gtacCTGGAGGACAGGTGTTGTGTGTGAGGATGAAGATGTGATGTCTGTATGTAAACACATCTCTGTATTGGGAGCTGCTACAGTGTTTGTGAATCCCTGCACTGCATACAGAATGCTGAAAGACTTTCAAGCCCTCACACCAG gttgtACAGTCCTTCAGAACGGATCGAACAGTGCGGTGGGACGTTCCGTCATTCAGATGGCTTTAGCTCTTGGGCTTCATACTATAAACATCATCAGAGACAg ACCAAACTGCGCAGAACTGATCCAGGAGCTGAAGTCACTGGGAGCTGATTATGTCCTCACAGaagaggaagtgatgtcaccAGGGCTTCACGAGATCTTTAAG GAGGTTCCTAAACCTAAACTGGGTCTGAACTGTGTTGGAGGTTTGAGCGGAGGACTCGTTTTGTCTAATCTTGA TCATGGAGGTACGATGATCACTTATGGAGGCATGGCCAGAAAACCCCTTCAGATACCTTCT AAGTCTTTAATATTCCAGAATGTGACTCTGAAAGGATTCTGGCTCACTCAGTGGAAGAGAGACCACAGGAAAG ATGAAGTTCAGCTGAAGCTCATGTTAGATCATGTGTGTGATCTCATGAGAGACGGTCGTCTGACCCCCCCACCCTGTGTCTTGACTCCATTTCATCAATACACACACGCATTACACGCTACTGTACAATCACACCAGCGCAAACATGTTCTTATCATGTAG